In Rhodococcus rhodochrous, a single genomic region encodes these proteins:
- a CDS encoding Lrp/AsnC family transcriptional regulator — protein MTSLDATDARLLLELTRTPRATGVELAQRLGLSRNTVQARLARWEAEGVLASFDRRVDPVSLGYPLAAYVATRVDQHRLDEVVDELAQIPEVTEVYGLTGQIDLSVKVVARDADDLYRLAGRILKIRGVERTDMSLVMQDLVPQRTSPLLARAAGRSGDETA, from the coding sequence ATGACCAGTCTGGATGCCACCGATGCGCGTCTGCTCCTCGAGCTCACACGCACACCGCGCGCCACGGGAGTCGAGCTGGCGCAGCGTCTCGGGTTGTCCCGCAACACCGTCCAGGCGCGCCTGGCCCGATGGGAGGCCGAGGGCGTGCTCGCCTCGTTCGACCGGCGCGTGGATCCCGTCAGCCTGGGCTATCCGCTCGCCGCCTACGTGGCCACCCGGGTCGATCAGCACCGTCTCGACGAGGTCGTCGACGAACTCGCGCAGATCCCCGAGGTCACCGAGGTCTACGGGCTGACCGGGCAGATCGACCTGTCGGTGAAGGTGGTCGCCCGCGACGCCGACGACCTCTACCGGCTCGCGGGCCGCATCCTGAAGATCCGCGGCGTCGAACGCACCGACATGTCGTTGGTCATGCAGGACCTCGTCCCGCAGCGCACGTCTCCGCTGCTGGCCCGGGCGGCCGGGCGCAGCGGAGACGAGACGGCGTAG
- a CDS encoding acyl-CoA thioesterase, which produces MSNRQPTSPAAPPEPEQFPVLWPMQTRWADNDHYGHVNNVTYYSYFDSAVNGWLISTTGVDIRELDAIGVVAETSCRYLAELSFPDRLQVGLAVERLGTQSITYSLAIFREADDTLIPAATGRFVHVYVDPQTRRPVPIPDQIRKAAAQLATPNAGR; this is translated from the coding sequence GTGAGCAACCGCCAACCGACGAGCCCAGCCGCCCCGCCTGAGCCGGAGCAGTTCCCGGTGTTGTGGCCCATGCAGACGCGCTGGGCCGACAACGACCATTACGGCCACGTCAACAACGTCACGTACTACTCGTACTTCGACTCGGCGGTCAACGGGTGGCTCATCTCCACCACCGGTGTCGACATCCGCGAACTCGACGCGATCGGGGTCGTGGCCGAGACCTCCTGCCGTTATCTCGCCGAACTGTCCTTCCCCGACCGCCTGCAGGTCGGACTGGCGGTCGAACGCCTGGGCACACAGTCGATCACCTATTCGCTCGCAATCTTCCGGGAGGCCGACGACACCCTGATCCCCGCCGCGACCGGCCGGTTCGTCCACGTCTACGTCGACCCGCAGACGCGCCGCCCCGTCCCGATCCCCGATCAGATCCGCAAGGCCGCCGCACAGCTGGCCACCCCGAACGCGGGCCGCTGA
- a CDS encoding dihydrolipoamide acetyltransferase family protein yields the protein MTNPTRAVQEFRLPDLGEGLTEADWVQWAVAVGDRVELNQVIGEVETAKATVELPSPYAGTVEELLVEPGQTVPVGAPLLRIVTEDGPAEPTGDSGVPSRPSVLVGYGPGDAPQSRRATRRTSADTGRDSDGDTPPARPDAKPGARKLAALLEVDLDTVTGTGRGGVITRDDVRRTAGHGEEPTAGHGEEPTAGHGEETTAGQSRPPARAPSPERTTRIPVGGVRKRTAEAVSRSAFTAPHASVFLTCDATATVDLVSTLRASPAFEGVRPTALSIVSRALLHAIAAEPSLNAHWDDDAGEIVLHHDVHLGIATATSDGLKVPVVREAQRLSLPHLARSIAEVADRARTGRSTPSELTGSTVSVTNVGVFGVDGGTPILNPGESAILAVGAISDRPWVVDGALAIRKVVTLSLSFDHRLVDGEQAGRALATIGAFLGDPVPMLVADN from the coding sequence ATGACGAATCCCACACGTGCAGTACAGGAATTCCGTCTCCCGGATCTCGGTGAGGGACTCACCGAAGCGGACTGGGTGCAGTGGGCCGTCGCGGTCGGCGATCGCGTCGAACTCAACCAGGTCATCGGGGAGGTCGAAACCGCCAAGGCCACGGTGGAACTGCCGTCGCCCTATGCCGGCACGGTCGAGGAACTGCTGGTCGAACCAGGGCAGACGGTGCCGGTCGGGGCACCTCTGCTGCGGATCGTCACCGAGGACGGACCCGCCGAACCGACCGGTGACAGCGGCGTCCCGTCCCGACCGTCGGTGCTCGTCGGTTACGGCCCCGGCGACGCCCCGCAGAGCAGGCGCGCGACCCGCCGTACCTCGGCGGACACCGGGCGGGACAGCGACGGCGACACCCCACCTGCACGACCCGACGCGAAGCCCGGCGCACGCAAACTCGCAGCCCTCCTCGAGGTGGATCTTGACACGGTGACGGGCACCGGCCGAGGTGGGGTGATCACACGCGACGACGTGCGGCGCACCGCCGGGCACGGCGAAGAACCCACCGCCGGGCACGGCGAAGAACCCACCGCCGGGCACGGCGAGGAAACCACCGCCGGACAATCACGCCCACCCGCCCGTGCGCCCTCCCCCGAGAGGACCACGCGGATACCCGTAGGAGGGGTGCGCAAGAGGACCGCCGAGGCCGTCTCCCGCAGCGCCTTCACCGCCCCGCACGCGAGTGTCTTCCTCACGTGCGACGCGACTGCCACCGTCGATCTGGTGTCGACCCTGCGCGCGTCGCCGGCCTTCGAAGGCGTCCGTCCGACGGCGCTGAGCATCGTCTCCCGCGCGCTGTTGCACGCGATCGCGGCCGAACCGTCGCTCAACGCGCACTGGGACGACGACGCAGGTGAGATCGTGCTCCATCACGACGTGCATCTCGGGATCGCCACCGCGACCTCCGACGGCCTGAAGGTCCCGGTGGTCCGGGAGGCCCAGCGCCTGTCGTTGCCGCACCTGGCCCGGTCGATCGCCGAGGTCGCCGACCGCGCGCGGACGGGTCGCTCCACGCCGTCCGAGCTGACGGGTTCGACGGTCTCGGTGACGAACGTCGGGGTGTTCGGGGTGGACGGGGGAACACCGATCCTCAATCCCGGCGAGTCGGCGATCCTCGCCGTCGGTGCGATCTCCGATCGCCCGTGGGTGGTGGACGGTGCTCTTGCGATCCGCAAAGTGGTCACGTTGTCGCTGTCGTTCGATCATCGGCTCGTCGACGGGGAGCAGGCGGGACGGGCACTCGCGACGATCGGCGCTTTCCTCGGCGATCCCGTGCCCATGCTCGTTGCCGACAACTAG
- a CDS encoding NAD(P) transhydrogenase subunit alpha: MYNELLANIAILVLAGFVGFAVISKVPNTLHTPLMSGTNAIHGIVVLGALVVLGHLPGDAHWGIKIILFVALVFGTLNVVGGFVVTDRMLGMFKQRKDSPAAQKKGADA, encoded by the coding sequence ATGTACAACGAACTACTCGCGAACATCGCGATTCTGGTCCTGGCCGGATTCGTCGGTTTCGCCGTCATCTCCAAGGTGCCGAACACGCTGCACACGCCGCTGATGTCGGGCACCAACGCGATCCACGGCATCGTCGTGCTCGGCGCACTCGTCGTGCTCGGTCATCTCCCCGGTGATGCCCACTGGGGCATCAAGATCATCCTGTTCGTCGCTCTGGTCTTCGGCACCCTGAACGTCGTCGGTGGCTTCGTCGTCACCGACCGCATGCTCGGGATGTTCAAGCAGCGCAAGGACTCCCCGGCTGCACAGAAGAAGGGGGCTGACGCCTGA
- the pdhA gene encoding pyruvate dehydrogenase (acetyl-transferring) E1 component subunit alpha, with translation MVVPTAYPVQLIQPDGRRVLDTEYGPLVADVGPDELRGLYRDMVVARRIDAEATALQRQGELGLWAPLQGQEAAQVGSARALAPDDYVFTSYREHAVALCRGVDPADMTRLWRGCGLSGWDPKTVATTNPAIVVGAQGLHATGYAMGAKLDGAEIATVVYFGDGATSQGDISEAMVFSVSWGVGVVFICQNNHWAISAPTHVQSPVPLAGRAAGFGMPAVQVDGNDVLAVLAVTRRAVRHAREGAGPFFIEALTYRMGPHTTSDDPTRYRTPADLEEWKARDPIDRLRRLLEREGHADEDFFDEVRSAADEAAMRLRRGTLEMPDPEPDALFDHVYATEHPLVEQERADYAEYLASFGPAEEEARR, from the coding sequence ATGGTTGTACCGACCGCCTATCCGGTCCAGTTGATCCAACCCGACGGGCGACGCGTCCTCGACACCGAGTACGGCCCACTCGTCGCCGACGTCGGCCCCGACGAACTGCGCGGGCTCTACCGCGACATGGTCGTCGCGCGACGCATCGACGCAGAGGCGACGGCCCTCCAACGGCAGGGTGAACTCGGCCTCTGGGCGCCGCTCCAGGGCCAGGAGGCCGCGCAGGTCGGCTCCGCCCGGGCACTCGCGCCCGACGACTACGTCTTCACCAGCTACCGTGAGCACGCCGTCGCGTTGTGCCGCGGTGTCGATCCCGCCGACATGACACGCCTGTGGCGTGGGTGCGGACTGTCCGGATGGGATCCGAAGACGGTCGCCACCACCAACCCCGCGATCGTCGTCGGAGCCCAGGGCCTGCACGCCACCGGTTACGCGATGGGCGCGAAGCTCGACGGAGCCGAGATCGCCACCGTCGTGTACTTCGGAGACGGCGCCACGAGCCAGGGCGACATCTCGGAGGCGATGGTCTTCTCCGTCAGCTGGGGCGTCGGCGTGGTGTTCATCTGCCAGAACAACCACTGGGCGATCAGCGCGCCCACCCACGTGCAGAGCCCTGTCCCCCTCGCAGGGCGCGCTGCCGGATTCGGGATGCCGGCCGTGCAGGTCGACGGCAACGACGTCCTCGCGGTCCTGGCGGTGACCCGGCGTGCCGTCCGGCATGCCCGCGAGGGTGCCGGCCCGTTCTTCATCGAGGCCCTCACCTACCGTATGGGTCCGCACACGACCTCCGACGACCCCACCCGCTACCGCACACCCGCCGATCTCGAGGAGTGGAAGGCACGCGATCCCATCGATCGGCTGCGCCGACTGCTCGAACGCGAGGGGCACGCCGACGAGGACTTCTTCGACGAGGTCCGGTCGGCCGCCGACGAGGCCGCGATGCGGCTCCGGCGCGGCACGCTCGAGATGCCCGACCCCGAACCCGATGCCCTGTTCGACCACGTCTACGCCACCGAGCATCCGCTCGTCGAACAGGAACGTGCGGACTACGCCGAGTATCTGGCGAGTTTCGGCCCCGCAGAGGAGGAGGCGCGACGATGA
- a CDS encoding DUF5995 family protein encodes MKHFARGRTTITVGAAVLATLLAAPTVSAAPVPADTAPSHCVSATPQAEIAALTDPAGIDTFDDARTRIAELRDLLTRSDDYRGTFVLAFDEILELTGPTLDSGIYDDPEWASALAVEVVRLYLANLHEYVTGGSPAPHWADALALTEQCDRSPGRVLLGAIVAHLVVDFPEALVTIGSTPEHTRDFYTFGEALVDAAPVIAEEFEAVYGVDLGPFFTGWFVGDLVGDTETTTFMFQSARTAAWVNNFGLQNPATHDITRLEMNVAVDAATVVLDGLEQAGIV; translated from the coding sequence ATGAAGCATTTCGCCCGAGGCCGTACGACGATCACCGTAGGTGCTGCAGTCCTGGCGACCCTGCTCGCCGCACCGACCGTATCGGCCGCGCCGGTGCCGGCCGATACGGCACCGTCCCACTGCGTATCCGCCACTCCCCAGGCCGAGATCGCCGCACTGACCGATCCCGCGGGAATCGACACCTTCGACGACGCCCGCACCCGGATCGCCGAGCTGCGCGACCTCCTCACCCGCAGCGACGACTACCGTGGCACGTTCGTCCTCGCCTTCGACGAGATCCTCGAACTCACCGGCCCGACCCTCGACTCCGGGATCTACGACGATCCCGAATGGGCGTCCGCGCTCGCCGTCGAAGTGGTGCGTCTCTACCTGGCGAATCTGCACGAGTACGTGACCGGCGGGTCGCCGGCGCCGCACTGGGCGGACGCGCTCGCGCTCACCGAACAGTGCGACCGCAGCCCCGGTCGCGTGTTGCTCGGCGCGATCGTCGCCCACCTGGTGGTCGACTTCCCGGAAGCGCTCGTGACCATCGGATCGACGCCCGAGCACACCCGCGATTTCTACACCTTCGGTGAAGCGCTCGTCGATGCTGCACCCGTGATCGCCGAGGAGTTCGAGGCGGTCTACGGCGTCGACCTCGGCCCGTTCTTCACCGGCTGGTTCGTCGGCGACCTGGTGGGCGACACCGAGACCACCACGTTCATGTTCCAGTCGGCACGAACAGCCGCGTGGGTCAACAACTTCGGTCTGCAGAACCCCGCCACGCACGACATCACCCGCCTCGAGATGAACGTCGCGGTCGACGCTGCCACCGTGGTGCTCGACGGTCTCGAGCAGGCCGGAATCGTCTGA
- a CDS encoding NAD(P)(+) transhydrogenase (Re/Si-specific) subunit beta, with protein sequence MGYLVSVLYIIAFAMFIYGLSGLTGPKTAVRGNYIAAVGMFIAVVAVLIDIRHTENWGLIIGGLAVGIILGVPPALKTKMTAMPQLVALFNGVGGGTVALIAWAEYLESTSFTTLDDDPTVVMIVGSLFAAIIGSISFWGSLVAFAKLQELLNKNLEKKLVASAKLFQLANIVLVLASIAIAVYIGISADGEPLASWWILALLVAAGLMGLFVVLPIGGADMPVVISLLNALTGLSAAAAGLALNNQAMIVAGMIVGASGTILTNLMAKAMNRSIPAIVFGAFGGGEAAAGVASASGGTVKATSASDAAIQMAYANQVIVVPGYGLAVAQAQHAVKEMAALLEDRGVEVKYAIHPVAGRMPGHMNVLLAEADVEYDAMKEMDDINGEFSRTDVTIVIGANDVTNPAARLDSSSPIYGMPILNVDQSKSVIVLKRSMSSGYAGIDNPLFTADNTSMLFGDAKKMVSEVTEELKAL encoded by the coding sequence ATGGGCTACCTCGTCTCGGTCCTGTACATCATCGCCTTCGCGATGTTCATCTACGGTCTGTCGGGTCTGACGGGCCCGAAGACCGCCGTCCGCGGCAACTACATCGCCGCCGTCGGTATGTTCATCGCGGTCGTCGCGGTGCTCATCGACATCCGCCACACGGAGAACTGGGGTCTGATCATCGGCGGTCTGGCCGTCGGCATCATCCTCGGCGTCCCGCCGGCACTGAAGACCAAGATGACGGCCATGCCGCAGCTGGTCGCACTGTTCAACGGCGTCGGTGGTGGCACCGTCGCGCTCATCGCGTGGGCCGAATATCTCGAGTCCACCAGCTTCACGACGCTGGACGACGACCCGACCGTGGTCATGATCGTCGGTTCGCTGTTCGCCGCGATCATCGGCTCGATCTCGTTCTGGGGTTCGCTCGTCGCCTTCGCGAAGCTGCAGGAACTGCTGAACAAGAACCTCGAGAAGAAGCTCGTCGCGTCGGCGAAGCTGTTCCAGCTGGCCAACATCGTGCTCGTCCTCGCGTCGATCGCCATCGCCGTCTACATCGGCATCAGCGCCGACGGTGAGCCGCTCGCCTCGTGGTGGATCCTGGCACTGCTCGTCGCCGCCGGCCTGATGGGTCTGTTCGTCGTGCTGCCGATCGGCGGCGCGGACATGCCCGTCGTGATCTCGCTGCTCAACGCCCTGACGGGTCTGTCGGCAGCAGCCGCCGGTCTCGCGCTGAACAACCAGGCCATGATCGTCGCGGGCATGATCGTCGGCGCCTCGGGCACCATCCTGACCAACCTCATGGCCAAGGCAATGAACCGGTCGATCCCCGCGATCGTCTTCGGCGCCTTCGGTGGTGGCGAGGCGGCCGCAGGTGTGGCCTCGGCGTCGGGTGGCACGGTCAAGGCCACCTCGGCCTCGGACGCCGCCATCCAGATGGCGTACGCCAACCAGGTCATCGTCGTCCCCGGCTACGGTCTGGCCGTCGCCCAGGCGCAGCACGCCGTCAAGGAGATGGCAGCGCTGCTCGAGGACCGCGGTGTCGAGGTCAAGTACGCGATCCACCCGGTCGCCGGTCGTATGCCCGGCCACATGAACGTCCTGCTCGCCGAGGCCGACGTCGAATACGACGCGATGAAGGAGATGGACGACATCAACGGCGAGTTCAGCCGCACCGATGTCACCATCGTCATCGGCGCGAACGACGTCACCAACCCGGCTGCCCGACTGGACTCGTCGAGCCCGATCTACGGCATGCCGATCCTCAACGTCGACCAGTCGAAGTCGGTCATCGTGCTCAAGCGCTCGATGAGCTCCGGTTACGCCGGTATCGACAACCCGCTGTTCACCGCCGACAACACGTCGATGCTGTTCGGTGACGCGAAGAAGATGGTCTCGGAGGTCACCGAGGAACTGAAGGCCCTGTAG
- a CDS encoding sulfurtransferase: MSDTPVLLSTVELAEMIEQGRSPVILDVRWALGDRHGRDRFHEGHISGAVYVDLDEDLADPPAPGLGRHPLPDIDRFQATARRWGIDDGALVVAYDDSGDLAAARAWWLLRWAGHSEVRLLDGGLQAWIAGGHPLAAGPGGEKKPGNVTLSPGHMPTIGPDEAAAFATHGVLLDARAHARYCGDEEPVDRRAGHIPGAVSAPTTENLRQDGSFLPADQIAHRFSKLGVKRTDVAVYCGSGINAAHEIAALEIAGIDAALYPGSWSQWSADPKREVATGS, from the coding sequence ATGTCCGATACCCCCGTTCTCCTCTCCACCGTCGAACTCGCCGAGATGATCGAGCAGGGCCGGTCGCCGGTGATACTCGACGTCCGCTGGGCGCTCGGCGACAGACACGGACGGGACCGGTTCCACGAAGGGCACATCAGCGGCGCGGTCTACGTCGACCTGGACGAGGATCTCGCCGATCCGCCCGCCCCGGGGCTCGGCCGTCATCCGCTGCCCGACATCGACCGATTCCAGGCCACCGCACGCCGGTGGGGGATCGACGACGGTGCTCTGGTCGTCGCATACGACGACAGTGGTGATCTCGCCGCGGCCCGCGCCTGGTGGCTGTTGCGCTGGGCCGGGCACTCCGAGGTGCGGCTGCTCGACGGCGGACTGCAGGCGTGGATCGCCGGCGGGCACCCTCTCGCCGCAGGTCCGGGCGGCGAGAAGAAACCGGGCAACGTGACGTTGAGTCCCGGCCACATGCCCACGATCGGTCCCGACGAGGCCGCGGCCTTCGCGACCCACGGAGTCCTGCTCGATGCGCGGGCCCACGCGCGGTACTGCGGCGACGAGGAGCCGGTGGACCGCCGGGCGGGGCACATTCCCGGGGCGGTCAGCGCGCCGACCACCGAGAACCTCCGCCAGGACGGTTCGTTCCTGCCCGCGGATCAGATCGCGCACCGCTTCTCGAAGCTGGGTGTGAAGCGCACCGACGTCGCCGTGTACTGCGGATCGGGAATCAACGCCGCACACGAGATCGCCGCGCTGGAGATCGCGGGCATCGACGCCGCCCTGTATCCGGGCTCGTGGTCGCAATGGTCGGCGGATCCGAAGCGGGAGGTCGCCACCGGCAGTTGA
- a CDS encoding alpha-ketoacid dehydrogenase subunit beta yields MTTTTMTLGGALNAGLRRALEHDPKVVIMGEDVGTLGGVFRITDTLQKDFGEGRVIDTPLAESGIVGTAFGMALRGYRPVCEIQFDGFVYPAFDQIVSQVAKIHYRTAGAVVAPLTVRIPYGGGIGAVEHHSESPEVYFIHTAGLRVVSPSTPSDAYWMIQQAVALDDPVIFLEPKHRYWERGEVDTDTAPDLPLTSARVVRSGSDATVVTFGALVGTALRAAEIAETEGHSLEVVDLRSLSPIDFDTIEASVRRTGRLVVVQEAPVFCGIGAEIAARTTERCFYQLEAPVLRVGGFDIPYPPAKLESHHRPDPDRILDAVDRALAA; encoded by the coding sequence ATGACCACCACGACGATGACCCTCGGCGGCGCCCTCAACGCCGGACTCCGCCGCGCACTCGAACACGACCCCAAGGTCGTCATCATGGGCGAGGACGTCGGCACACTCGGCGGCGTCTTCCGCATCACCGACACCCTGCAGAAGGACTTCGGTGAGGGCCGCGTGATCGACACTCCCCTCGCCGAATCCGGGATCGTGGGAACGGCCTTCGGAATGGCGCTGCGCGGCTATCGGCCCGTGTGCGAGATCCAGTTCGACGGCTTCGTCTACCCGGCCTTCGACCAGATCGTCTCGCAGGTCGCGAAGATCCACTACCGCACCGCCGGTGCCGTGGTGGCCCCGTTGACCGTCCGGATCCCCTACGGCGGCGGCATCGGTGCGGTCGAACACCATTCGGAATCACCGGAGGTGTACTTCATCCACACCGCGGGTCTGCGGGTCGTGAGCCCGAGCACTCCGTCCGACGCGTACTGGATGATCCAGCAGGCCGTCGCACTCGACGATCCGGTGATCTTCCTCGAGCCGAAGCACCGCTACTGGGAACGCGGTGAGGTCGACACGGACACCGCCCCCGACCTCCCGCTCACATCCGCGCGGGTCGTCCGGTCCGGTTCCGACGCGACGGTCGTGACCTTCGGTGCGCTGGTCGGCACGGCGTTGCGCGCAGCCGAGATCGCCGAGACGGAAGGGCATTCGCTCGAGGTCGTCGATCTGAGGTCGCTGTCCCCCATCGACTTCGACACGATCGAGGCCTCGGTGCGACGGACCGGCCGACTCGTCGTCGTGCAGGAGGCGCCGGTCTTCTGCGGCATCGGCGCCGAGATCGCCGCCCGCACGACCGAGCGGTGCTTCTACCAGCTCGAGGCACCGGTCCTGCGGGTCGGCGGATTCGACATCCCCTATCCTCCGGCCAAACTCGAATCCCATCACCGTCCCGACCCGGATCGCATCCTCGATGCGGTCGACCGCGCACTCGCAGCGTGA